In the Bacteroidota bacterium genome, one interval contains:
- a CDS encoding cofactor-independent phosphoglycerate mutase, which yields MKYIIILGDGMADYPMERLGNKTPLQAANIPNIDKLAKMGRTGRLITVPADMPPGSEIANMAVLGYDVKKVYQGRGVLEAASMGVELDETDLAMRCNIICIENGIIKNHSAGHISNEEAYELLVALKKELDSDIITFHPGVSYRHLLVVKNGVNDFSCTPPHDVPGTPSLDVMVKANNSASATGDLLNELILKSQEILSKHPINLKRIAEGKDPANSIWPWSPGNKPEMKTLQELYGKTGAVISAVDLLYGIGAYAGMKAIKVPGSTGLYDTNYEGKAETALKALEEVDLVYLHIEASDEAGHEGNAELKTKTIEYLDNRVVKFLMEETAKMEEDVALAVIPDHPTPCDLRTHTHDSVPFIIYHPGVEGDSVKEYNEESVKKGFYGELKGDEFIKALFSK from the coding sequence ATGAAATATATCATCATATTAGGAGATGGGATGGCAGATTATCCCATGGAGCGTTTAGGAAATAAAACACCACTGCAAGCAGCCAATATTCCAAACATTGACAAACTGGCTAAGATGGGTCGTACTGGAAGATTAATTACAGTACCAGCAGATATGCCACCGGGAAGTGAAATCGCCAACATGGCTGTTTTAGGTTATGATGTAAAGAAGGTTTATCAAGGGCGGGGAGTGCTTGAAGCAGCCAGTATGGGAGTAGAGCTTGATGAAACTGATTTGGCCATGCGCTGCAATATCATTTGCATTGAAAACGGAATTATCAAAAATCATTCAGCCGGACATATTTCCAATGAGGAAGCTTATGAGCTGCTCGTGGCTTTGAAAAAGGAATTGGATTCAGATATTATTACCTTTCATCCTGGAGTCAGTTATAGACATTTATTGGTCGTCAAAAATGGAGTTAATGATTTCAGTTGCACACCACCGCATGATGTTCCGGGAACTCCTTCTTTGGATGTGATGGTAAAAGCAAATAACTCAGCATCAGCTACTGGCGATTTGTTGAATGAATTGATACTTAAATCTCAGGAAATACTTTCAAAACATCCTATTAATCTAAAAAGAATAGCAGAAGGTAAAGATCCGGCTAATTCAATCTGGCCATGGTCGCCTGGTAATAAACCTGAAATGAAAACATTGCAGGAGCTTTATGGTAAAACAGGTGCTGTTATTTCGGCAGTTGATTTATTGTATGGAATTGGCGCTTATGCTGGAATGAAAGCCATTAAAGTGCCCGGTTCAACAGGTTTGTACGACACCAATTATGAAGGAAAAGCTGAAACTGCCTTAAAAGCTTTGGAAGAAGTTGATTTGGTGTATCTTCATATTGAGGCTTCTGATGAAGCAGGACATGAAGGAAATGCTGAACTCAAAACAAAAACCATCGAATATCTTGACAATAGAGTTGTTAAATTCCTGATGGAGGAAACAGCAAAGATGGAAGAGGACGTTGCTCTGGCTGTAATTCCCGATCATCCAACACCTTGTGATTTAAGAACCCATACACACGATTCAGTTCCTTTTATTATTTATCATCCTGGAGTGGAAGGTGATTCTGTGAAGGAATACAATGAAGAAAGTGTTAAGAAGGGATTTTATGGTGAACTGAAAGGCGATGAGTTTATCAAGGCTTTGTTTAGTAAATAA